Proteins found in one Herbiconiux sp. A18JL235 genomic segment:
- the tsf gene encoding translation elongation factor Ts, with translation MANISLADVKALREQLGTGMVDTKNALVEADGDMEKAVEILRLKGAKGNAKRADRSTSEGLVAAKQGDGAATLIELACETDFVAKGDKFIALADAVLEAVFAAGSTTVEEALAASAGDKTVADLINDEAAILGEKIELRRIARLTGDSFEIYLHKTSKDLPPQVGVVVAYSGSDADTARSIAQHISFADPQYLSRDDVPAEAVEKERAIVTEISKNEGKPEAALPKIVEGRVTAYFKQVALLEQDYAKDNKLSVSKVLADAGIQVTGFARFKVGA, from the coding sequence ATGGCAAACATCAGCCTGGCCGACGTGAAGGCGCTGCGCGAGCAGCTCGGCACCGGCATGGTCGACACCAAGAACGCCCTGGTCGAGGCCGACGGCGACATGGAGAAGGCCGTCGAGATCCTGCGCCTGAAGGGCGCCAAGGGCAACGCGAAGCGCGCCGACCGCTCCACCAGCGAGGGCCTCGTCGCCGCGAAGCAGGGCGATGGCGCTGCGACGCTCATCGAGCTCGCCTGCGAGACCGACTTCGTGGCGAAGGGCGACAAGTTCATCGCCCTCGCCGACGCCGTTCTCGAGGCCGTCTTCGCCGCCGGTTCGACCACCGTCGAGGAGGCCCTGGCCGCCTCCGCCGGTGACAAGACCGTCGCCGACCTCATCAACGACGAGGCCGCGATCCTCGGCGAGAAGATCGAGCTGCGCCGCATCGCGCGCCTCACCGGCGACTCGTTCGAGATCTACCTGCACAAGACGAGCAAAGACCTGCCCCCGCAGGTCGGTGTCGTCGTGGCCTACTCCGGCTCCGACGCCGACACCGCCCGCTCCATCGCGCAGCACATCTCGTTCGCCGACCCGCAGTACCTCTCCCGCGACGACGTGCCCGCGGAGGCCGTCGAGAAGGAGCGTGCGATCGTCACCGAGATCTCGAAGAACGAGGGCAAGCCCGAGGCGGCTCTGCCGAAGATCGTCGAGGGTCGCGTCACCGCCTACTTCAAGCAGGTCGCCCTGCTCGAGCAGGACTACGCGAAGGACAACAAGCTCTCGGTCTCGAAGGTGCT